The genomic interval ATAGGATCTTTTTCCACTAATTGATCCTTCCACTTAAGATCTAAATTCTCCTAGTTTCTAGGATCAAAAATATCAAGTGGAATCGATAAATTTGACTCTTCATTCACTACATTAATAGCAGAGACGACCTTAAGACGGTCATGGTGGGACTGTTGCATAAGGCTCTACCTTTGGCTGGGctcattttccttttttttaataatttttttaaaaaataaatagtcGTAATGAATTACATGAAGTCTTAGCGATTGAAAATGATGTAGATGAAGATGTGAATGAGATTGAAGGTAATGAAGATGGTGATGACTTAGATTTTGaatataattattttgaaaatgatgaTAACACTAATAATGCAGTGAATGAAGAACCAAATTATGCTTTTATGAAAATGATGATTATACCATTAATGCATTGAATGAAAATGATGATAATGCTATTACCGCCTTACATTTGACACCCCTAATGTGCTTTTCTACTGGATGCTTGTGACataattgtgattttttttttattatttttttatatgagGTATCTAGAtttaataattcaattaattctaaaaaaAGCTTCTGATTATCAATCTAAAACCCTTAACGATGTTAAATTTGTTATTCGATGGGAGGAAATTATCCTACAACGTATCCTAGTAGGGATTTGAATCTCGAGTGTCTCATTAGTTATCGAAATGTCGGCACCAAAGTCAAGGGATTGTGCATCAAATTGTTTTCCGTATTACAATCCGTGCCATGGTGGATGAatcttaattattattattattattattattattattattatttatagtccatatatttattttttaaaccaattaatatataaaaaatacctGATtcgattttataaaatttttttattaatcattaaaataaataaaaaattttgaagacATATCCAAATAGTcaatattctattttttattaaagGAAAAACGTTCTTACGATATaccgtaattaaaattaaaattttaaattatttattaaaggATCTCACTATTACATCATTACTCAGGAGGTATGAATCTTAATTATTGGTAGAAAGAGGTCATATGCTGACCTTGTGTATAGTGGGTCTACCAAAACGTGGGCtgtcattattattttttattttttaaaatttaatgaatATTTAGAAAAGTTAATGagaaaagaaatattttgaactATGAAAATTTGGTCTATAAATATTGCGATCTAAACAATTTAAAGATGTGATATTCGAAAAGGGATCATGTGGAAGACGACCAAAGATTTGCGGTGACTAAGTTAGTAATTTTACAAATCTACCTGATGCGCCATTAGTCAATTCCCGTATTTTCTTGATGCACGCACTATGTTGTCGTTTGGGAAAAACAGTCGAAGTACATCGATTACCACGTAGCACtaccattattattattattttttttaaaaaaaaaaatcatacattTTTTATTCGATTGCAATTTTTAAATGGCTCCAAATTTTATTGAGAGGAAAGCCATGTTCCCTGAGCGGCTGAGCCACGTTTGCCATACCATGCCAACATCACCTGGCGATATGCGCCACGAAGGCATCCAGATCGGCCTTGGAGCTGCCACCCTCCGACGTCGACTGCCTCACCTCCGCCGCAAGCTCCCTCGCCCGCCGCTTCACCTCCTCCCCTTCTTCACCCATCAGTTGTTCCACGGCATCCCTGACAGCCTCCGCTGGCACCAGCTCAGCTCGCGTTTCCCAGTTGCGCGCCGGGAACCCGACCCGAAGCAAGTGCGTCACCAGCAACGCGTTGCGTGGCTGGTCCGAGTGCATCGGCCACGCCAGGATCGGCACGCCGGCGGCGAAGCTCTCGATGCACGAGTTCCACCCGCAGTGGCTCATGAACCCTCCCGTCGCCGGGTGCGATAGGATCTCCACCTGCGGCGCCCAGCCCCTCACCACCATCCCCCGCCCCTCCACCCGCGCGTAGAACTCCGGAGGCAGCCTCTTGTTCTCTGCATCTTCCGAGAAAATGTCGCACCGGTCGGCGGCCCGAAGGACCCACAAGAACCGCCGCCCGCTAGCCTCCAACCCAGCCGCCAGCTCAGCCACCTGCTCGTCCGAGAAAGTCGACGTGGTGCCGAACGAGACGTAGAGGACCGAGCCCAGCGGCTGCTGATCCAGCCACTCCACGCAACCGTGCCGAACTCCCCTGTTTTCGCTCGCGGCGGTCTGGTGCAGCGGCCCGATGGTGAATGTCTTCTTGCCCTCCCACCCTGGTTCGCGCGCTATCAAGTCGATGAACAGGTCCTCGATCGCCCGGCACGTGTTCAAGAGGCGACCTTCACCGTCGGCGAACATGTTCCTTTGGCTATGGAAGAAGTTCTTGAATTCCTCTGTTATGCAGCCTTCGTTAGACACGCGGGGAAGCTTCAAATGTTCGATCGCCTTCTCCCGCGGACTTCCGCTCCCCTCACAGCGGTATAAGAAGCCAGAGATGGCGGAGATAGTGTGGAAGCAGAAGCTCTCGACGTTGGGGAGGGAGGCGCCTGCGACGGACGTGAACGTCATGGACGAATCATGGATGAGAACGACGCGGCGGGAGGAAGCGGCGAGAGAGCGGAGGAAGTCAGCGAGAGGGGTGAACACGTGGAGAGCCGCGTCGAAGGCGGGCTGAAGATGGCCCGGAAAGTTGACACCGGCGTCGTAAGTCGGTGCAGGTGAGGAGAAGTGAGGCAGCGGGAGGTCATGGAAGTAGATCCCGCCGGCGCTGCCGAGGCTGTTCTCGGCGCGTTCACGGACCTGACGATTATGGGTGGCGGAGCCGACGTAGTGAACGGCGAGACCGCAGGAGACGAGGACGCGGGAGAGGTGGAGGAACTGGTTTAGATGACCCTGCGCCGGAAGCGGAACCATTACCACGGCCACATCGTCGGTCGCCATGGCGAACAAGGAAACAGCTGGACACCAGCAAAAATTAACAAGTAAAGAATATTATATAGATGAAGAAAACACAGCGAGCGACAATTTTGGATCAGATGGATCAGAGTTAAACTAGTAAATCCGAATTCAGCAAGTTTTTTATTCTCCAAAATTGTTTCATATATAAAATATTCGATAGTCGTTCTAATTcagcttaaagttttttttttttgactactTTGTTTTCTTTCATTGTACACAGATCGATATCAAAGCAGCAGAGACGTGAACCAGAATCACGACAagcaaaaatcaaattaaacttatagCCTTTCCAGTGGATCGCATCGATCAGTTCCCGTTCTAGCACCGCACCAACCGCGCGCAGACTGTAAAGTTCAAAGGAGCTAGggactaaaataaattaaaaccgTTCATTCTTAGTTCATTTATCCTAATAAAAAGGTTCTCAGGATTATGATGTCACGGTAGGATATTTAAGTTATCGTCCAAATATTTACGATTCGAATATCAACGAtgtatttgtaaaatttttttcatTTCACCTAATTAAAGGAGAATGAGATACGAATTCAACCATTAACTGATATAATGCGTACACGATCAGCTCACTATATACAAAGAGAAAGGAAAGCTATGGATTGGGTAAGAGTTGATAGGAATAACCCCGCATGCATGTGCTTGTTTCCTCTGCAAACAAAAAAAGGCAACACCAACCACATGTATGCATGCTGTATTTACGGGTTGTAATTAGCTTTCGTCTGTTAGTTACAAATTAAAATGAGTCGAGCATTTTATGTGCGAGTCTGATATATACTTTTTATAATTGTTCTTTTCGATTGAGATTTTATTTATCGTGTTGTAGATCGCCTAGTTCAAATCTCCACTTACAAGGCTCAATGCCTCAATTCATcggtcggtcgatcgatcgatccattgAATCCAATTCACCTCGATGTACTTCTGATATGTTAAGGGAATTGTTTTAGTTAGCTGAACACCGAACCTACCCTTATGTTGCACTTAATTGTAGGTAGCTCACGACGGATCAATGCGTGATGGGAACCCAATAAATTTGACAGTATTAACGATCGAATTATAAATAATAAGTGATGTTCCTTTTTGTGATGCAAAGAAAACAATTATATTCCATGGAAGAGAGCATCTCCCCATCTAGCTCTGATTAGCTACCTAGCGCTAAGGTTCGCTGGACCAGCCTCGTTGAATTCCAAGCTGTGCGGACAAAAGCCAATTGGCCATAAAGCCGGTCAAACATAAGGTTTCAGTACTTTACTCTTGAACAAGAGAGACAGTATGTTCGATCACTCAAAAGCCAATCCAGTTTAAGGATAGTCGTCCTTACAAGTCGACTGGAATGACTGGCTCACCCCACATTCGACCAGCTATAGACCTGGTCGAAGGGAGGGTCAAACTCCTTATTCTGTATGAGCCTCTTTACATACGTCCGGTCACCTTGATCGCCGGTCAACCTTATGAGTATCCGTTCAATAAATAGAACCGAACGATTTTATAGGACTCTATACTCATCTCTTCTATGCCTAAATGTGAGATAACTTTATAAATTCAATCAAAATGCTAAGTGCACTTTACCCACAAGTTATTATAGCCCCGGCCAGATAAGGGTCTGACTAGGCCTAAGACACTTTGGCTCAAAATACTGATCGAACTACTCAAAACACAATTTCATTTCTCCAGAAGCCCATTATAGGCCTGGTTGAACAAAAGATCGGCCGGGCCTAAGACACTTAACTTCATATTGTTGCCCGGACGGATCTATAACATGTACATGTCATCAGATGGATTTCTAGCTTGCACAGGTTACCATATTGTTTCTCAAGTAGGCTCCTAACATGTTTAAGACATTATATTTCTAAATAGCCTTCAATACATAACAAAGCGGCTTAATGCGAGAACAAGTATGAAGATGGCTGATCTTATAAGTAAGTCGGGATATATTTAGCTGATAACATGAGCAGAGAATCTCaactgttggtgcggaaagcatccgacgatcgagcccgagttttgataatggcaaaggattcaaagttaagattatttgttatctaacatgtgcgaatgagcttgcaggaaagtcctaactgcggttaggcaggtggaaaaccctaaggggcggcaaccttaggtcctagggagtggtaaccctaggtggagtaaaaaccctaaggggcgacaactttaggtcctaggaggtgataaccctaggtggtggaaaaccctaaggggcaacaaccttaggtcctagagggtggtaactctaggtggtggaaatcctaaggtggggggggggggggggggtggtaaccctaggtcctaggagatggtaaccctaggcagaaagtccagttggtctggaggaccggactagcattaggtatgctctcctgagtggagtaggtgaggacgagtTCCctagaagagggaacagtaggcgtcggttcgacctagagtttccggtcggaaatccgaagttagaactggacagtccgtgactgtcaaactttcatattattattatgtttattttgtgtgctaactttgttttgcaggatatgtggttggtttgtcgactaacatgttttgcagggacaaaggagcaagattaggctcggatgaacagtactcgaggcacCCTCATAGAGCTTGAGGcgtctcgggtgcaaaggagcagaGGGTGCGCGCTacggagctggaggcaccctcatgaaggcttgaggcgcctcaaataggctttgaggcaccttcaagggcgatggaggcgccttcaactggatAAGTTGCGACCATTTCAGTTCTGATCCGTGCGACTGACTcggtgattggaggcgccttcaaggaggtttaaggcaccttcatTGAGCTTtaaaaggggtctcgaccagcagctttgcAACATCAATTCTCAAGTGTTCTAACTCCCGTGTGCTGCTAACAAGGCAACCCAGAAGTGGTGTTACcagtccccgacgacccggagcttcaatttCTGAATTTGGTTGTTGGTATTGTTTAATTTTCAGCTGTACTTATTTCATAATTGTACTCTTTCACaatattatagtgattgcccaaagtaaacagtcaacgagcgtggaccttggagttggagtcgctcaaggctccgaaccaagtaaaatacttgggtccttctgtgtatgtgtattttgttttattccgctgcgttactcgttACGATTTTCGATtacgaaagtgaaagccacgagcgctattcaccccctctagctcgtatcgatccaacaattggtatcagagcggggtcatttcgatctggtgcaaccaccaatcaagtactTTTCCAtggtgttttttaatttttttggagtcgatcggaatcgataTTCTTGCTGACTTCCGATCTAGTTTTTCGTAATCGGATTCTTttctcgaagtaggtgcaacaccactcgagatcgtatTTTTCTATTCTtaaaccgcactgctaatccaggatcaagtcctgggactcgTTTTCTTGTTCATTTTTTTGTGTGCTAGATCTTCAATGGCTCTTCAAGAAGGGTataacactgctcgcccaccgctcttcaccggagacaaCTTCGATTACTGGAAGGGCCGGATTGAGGCGTATCtctagactcactttgaagtctggatgatcgtcaaaatcgaCCTTGAACTTCCAACTGACGGCGTCGACAAACCGATACcttgcgagaactgggatgcaaccCTAATCAAGAACGTAGAAGCaaatgccaaagcgacctgcaccctccagtgtggcctgacaaaggaggaactcaacagagtaggacctTTCTCAAGTACAAAGGAGCTGTGGTAaaagctgatcgaactacacgagggtacatcagacacaaaggtaagcaagagagatcttattttaaataaactatacaacaTTAAATTGCAGAAAAATGAAACGGAAAGACAACTGCACGCTCGCATACAAGACCTATTGAACAGACTCCACGTAATCGGCCAAAGGGTGGAGAACAGAGACgttataaggtatgcactcaatgcctttcctaggaatatcttatgggcatctatggtagatgcttacaaggtatccaaggatctctcgtCAATAAAGAtagatgaacttttttctgagtttgaattacatgagcagactaatgcacgcccagccgagaagggtatagctttggttgcaggtacaagcagaaggcgcagaaccgaaccagagtcgGAAGAAGAACTGGATTCGGATGACAACGACGACGAGCACACAGCCGAACTTGTCAACCTGGTGAGAAAACTCTACAGAAAGAAgaggggcttcaacaagaaggatgtcaaaaaggtaatccaatccaaggaggtccaaccaaaggtgaagttcgaggtGACATGCTACagatgcaaccaaaaggggcacatcaaggacaactgcccgaaccagaaagatgcgaagaaaccaagaaggaagaaggccctgaaaatAACTTGGGACAAGTCTTCTTCGGAAGAGTCTGACAgtgaagaactcgaacagacgagtttcctCGCAATgacggcccgggaccaaatcaacgaatccggaagcgaggacgaatcggaagctgagtctaAGAGAaaccacggatccatatccatttccgaagggccgaacTCCTCTGTAAGTAAATTTCAtttgtataatttaataaattacttaatgcgtaaactagctaagtctaatattcggatcaagtcgcttctaaaggaagtaacaacccttaaagaagtgactaatactGAATCCTTGGTTGAccctgttcagactggaacctcaactcaagtccaaacacttgaggaagagaattccagcctgaaaattcaagtcaaggatttgaaaactgCATTGGAACggttctaagaatcttgacttgattcttggaaatcaaaaagccgtatacaatcgatccggactaggatttaaagctaaaagaaaatatcggtcttatttatcgcttgttaacagaccgaatagaaagatagtccaagcatgggtacctaagtcaaacttggtcaatcaagttggacttggtcaatattaggtccccaaggatcaagtacattaccttgatagaccatatcaaggctatgatccaggggtaGCTAacagaaaaactatcttaataaatagataaaattgtttgatgcatgtttatttttttttgtaatatgcatgtttagacTAGGAttgattaaggacctaggcgtaatttacacttgtttagttaaatctaggagtttcaaaagggaaattaaatatatattttctttgaaagactttgtctagaagtggtggatgatcccatacccaagaaggtctagtgcctcgccacagcctaggagccaatcttcgaaatgtatatttaattaaccaattgtaaaatctaagtttaactcaaatgtaaattaatccttagaaataatctaaattaaagataaccatctcacaaaactacttaagattccctgattgataacctagaatcgggtgagatggaacTAGGTTGAACTTAGTCCAAGTTAAccaaaatctaattaatcaacttaataatttaattaacttaataattaaccaaaatctaattaatcaacttaataatttaattaacttaataatttaattaacttaataattaaccaaaatctaattaatcaatttaataataattaaccaaaaactaacttaatcaacttaataaactaaagtaaattaacttaaaccaattaacttaataaaccatctcacaaacacccataGAAATACCATGGTTGATCATCTAGACTGGgtgatgttggggttgcaaggttacaaacatagtcccatattggaaatacatgggaaagatcatgggtttataagagaaaagatatctccattggcatgaggccttttgggtagagcccaagagcaaacccatgagggcttaggctcaaagtggagaatatcatgtaattatggagatatctaaattcttttcgatcct from Zingiber officinale cultivar Zhangliang chromosome 6B, Zo_v1.1, whole genome shotgun sequence carries:
- the LOC121990316 gene encoding zeatin O-glucosyltransferase-like, with amino-acid sequence MATDDVAVVMVPLPAQGHLNQFLHLSRVLVSCGLAVHYVGSATHNRQVRERAENSLGSAGGIYFHDLPLPHFSSPAPTYDAGVNFPGHLQPAFDAALHVFTPLADFLRSLAASSRRVVLIHDSSMTFTSVAGASLPNVESFCFHTISAISGFLYRCEGSGSPREKAIEHLKLPRVSNEGCITEEFKNFFHSQRNMFADGEGRLLNTCRAIEDLFIDLIAREPGWEGKKTFTIGPLHQTAASENRGVRHGCVEWLDQQPLGSVLYVSFGTTSTFSDEQVAELAAGLEASGRRFLWVLRAADRCDIFSEDAENKRLPPEFYARVEGRGMVVRGWAPQVEILSHPATGGFMSHCGWNSCIESFAAGVPILAWPMHSDQPRNALLVTHLLRVGFPARNWETRAELVPAEAVRDAVEQLMGEEGEEVKRRARELAAEVRQSTSEGGSSKADLDAFVAHIAR